The genomic region TTGCCCCCCAGGGCCAGCCAGAACTCGGGTGGCTCCTGTCCTTCTGCAACCACTGGCTTCTCCATCTTGGAGATGATGTCAGCCACTGTCTTGCCCATCTCACGCTCATCCCCACTGCAGCCCTGCCGAGGAAGCACAGTTGCTCTGTCACTGGCcctggctgaggaggaggaggaggtcagGACATTTCTCTTAGGAGTGGCAGCACACACCTTGGTGCCCAGTGGTACCCACCTTCCCATACCAGAGATAGCAGCAGCTGGGGGTCTTGAGCACAAAGACATCATTGGAGTTGAGGGAGGAGGCACGAACAGGCACTTCAAAGGCCTTTGTGTTGTACTCATTGGTGCCATGTACTTGGAAGAGGCGGGTGGAGGCCATGGGCTCCTCCCCACCTGCCCGAGAGGTACCTCCCTGTAGAAATGGGAACAGGAGGTCatcaccagcactgcaggttcACCCACCTGCTGCCCTTTACCCCTTGGCAGCCCTGCACTCACTGCATACACCACCATCTTGCCCTTGAAGATGGCCATCAGGTGGGCTGGCTCCTTGCCCATGGTGACGCGGACCTGCACGGGCTCGTTGTTGTACTTCTGGTCCAGGATGACAGCTTGGTAGGCAGAGGCAGCCAGCTCGTCTGCGCTGGCATGGcggccctgggcagcacagagggAAGCTCAGCACCCACCATcatccccttctccctcctgggAACAGGGAGCCCTCATGCTGTTCTCATGGAATCATACACAGGGGCAGAGCACCCCTAGTCCTGGAAGGTGACCCTGTCCTCCACCCACAGTCAGGGGCCTGGGGGGGGTCTCACCTGCCAGATGTAAATGATACGGTTCACCTTGGGCCCCACAGAATAAGTGTAGAGCACCAGGTAGCAGTCCCCACCGTAGAAATGGCCCAGCCACTTCTTCTCCACAGCCACCAGCTCCCCGTTCTCCACACGCCAGACCTAGTGGGACAGGaaagtgctgctgccagggctggaacATCCCCCTGCACTACAGCCTCTGGACCCCACTTCATCCCCTGATACAGCCCAGAGGGTGCCCCAAGAGGGCCTTACATTCCACACTGGCCACCCTACCTCCACCTTCCCAGATCCGTCATCCACCAtcttctgctgggcagccaTCTGGGGCTTGGCATGCAGCGTGGTGGCGTCAAACTTCACCTGCTCCACCTTGGCTGTGGGAGGAGTAGAGGGCTGAGTCACATCCCACTGTCCATGGGGGTCCTCACAGCCCTCCATCCCAACTCAGGGAGTCCTGCAGAGGTGGAAGGGGGGCACTCACCCACTTTGCCCATAGTGTGGGTCTTGCCTAACCCGCTGGTCTGGTTAGGAACAGTCCATTTTTGGAAGAGCTGCCTGAAGACGCTCGACTCAGATCCATCGTTCTCCATCTCCACGCTGATGCTGTCTGGGTAGTTCTTGGCTTTGATGAAGGCCTGAAGAGATTCGGAGCCAGTGTGTGCATAAGGTGTCTGGCACTCCAGGCAGCAGCCAACCTATCCTATAACCAACCCCTAACTCAGCACCCACCAGTGCCCTGTTCATcgcctgctgcttctcctccttgtTGGCATTCTTGCCCTTCCACACGAAGATCCTCAGACCTGCTTGATCAAGGATGTAGCagtccttggaagaagagacaaCAGCAGAAATTAGGGCTTTGGGCACCTTTAAAGCTGATAAGGAAATTAGGCACCCCTAAGCATCCCATGAGTGGCATACCTCATGCAGGAGCATGTCTTGAGTCAGGGGCCGCGTTGCCACCTCCTGTACAATCAGGTTCCCACTAGCATTGGAGACACtggcaggagaaaaaagaagagaaggggTTAGAAATGGGGCTGAGAAACCACATTCCCCCATCCCTACCTTGAAGTGCAGGACTGAATGGGGATgacccagccccttccccaccctAATCATGGCAGAGGTGGAACCCAGGGACCCTCTTGCCCTGCTATGCAGCTCACTCATGACCATGAGTGAGGAACAAAGGGGTGTCAGATATGATAGGACCACCCAGGGACCTTGCCACCATATCCAAAGATCGTGCTTTCACAAGCAAGTAGCAACCCTATGGCACCGGAGATTCCCTTTTCTCTGTCAGTATCCAAAGGACCTATTCCAGCCACTGTGGTGGCCTTGACTCCTCTTGGTGGCTGTCCATGGGGACAGGAGTTGTGGGACATAGCAGAGATGAGTGCTGGGTCCCTGTGGCACCCTGCAAGATGCTCCCATGGGTGACCCACCCCTGGCAACTCACTGGTAGAGCTTGAGGGCAGAATTCAGCTTCTGGTCCACTTTGTCATCAGGAATGGCTGCCTTGATGtccctcttctctcccaggATGTGCCTGAGGACCTGCATGAGCCCTGGCGAGGCGTCCTCATCCTCACCGTCCACCACACCCACCTTGGCACGGCCCCCACGCTCCCGGTCACGGATGTCCTTGGCCAGGGTCATtgcctgcaccccaggagaGAAGGGGTCAgccgggagcagagaggagatggCCAGATATCCTCTTCCTCCAACGGGGAACTCTGGAGCCTTACCTTCAGCCTCTCATTTCTGTTGCTCTCAGGGCCATTCCACTGTATAATGAGCTGGCCTAGGTCCAGCAGGAACACATCCCCACGGTTGAAGCTGTTCCAGCTCACCTCCACCTGCATCAGGATGTGATCATGAGGCTGTCAAGCAGGGGTAAACCTGGGTCCGTTTGGCTCCATAGCTCCGTCTGCCCCAGCTCAGTGCTGATACCTCCAGTCTGTATTCCTCCTCCCTACCCTAAGAGGGGCTTTTAAAGGTGAGGTCACTCCTGAGACCAGACAGCATGGCCCAACACCCACTCTGTTCCCTTCTTAAGAGTAGCTGTGTCTGGGGAGGTCTGGCCTTATTCTGACCCCAGCCAGTATCTCTGCATGTTGGTGGCTGGGGACCCTCTGCATCACATAACTCACCTCTATTGCAACCACATTCTTCTTGCCCTTCACGTGCAGCATGCGCTGGACTTTGTAGGTGTTCGTCTCCACATGATTCATGCCTGAGGCCACTCCACCCTTCTTATAGCTGGGAAGGACAGACACAGTGTCAGCCCTGGCTCGCTCCCCTCTCACCCCAGTGAGTCATTTCTAATTGCAGGGAAATGTTTGGATACCCCCATCCACATGGGCGATGGATGGAGTAAGACCAGCTCCAGATAttcctcctgctttccccaCCTCACTGGGACAGGACTGTCCCCATCCCCACTGGAGATGTCCCCATGGGAGGCATGCAGAGGACCTCTACCCACCATCACCCACTGTGGGAACAGATCACTGGAGGTGACCAACATACACAAGTCCCTGCTTGAAGTAGGCACGGAAGGTCTCACTCTCATGGCCCTG from Indicator indicator isolate 239-I01 chromosome 5, UM_Iind_1.1, whole genome shotgun sequence harbors:
- the VIL1 gene encoding villin-1 encodes the protein MVELSTKVRRTLNKTTPGIQIWRIEKMEMVPVPTKSYGNFYEGDCYILLSTRKTGNGFSYDIHYWLGKESSQDEQGASAIYTTQMDDYLGTVAVQHREVQGHESETFRAYFKQGLVYKKGGVASGMNHVETNTYKVQRMLHVKGKKNVVAIEVEVSWNSFNRGDVFLLDLGQLIIQWNGPESNRNERLKAMTLAKDIRDRERGGRAKVGVVDGEDEDASPGLMQVLRHILGEKRDIKAAIPDDKVDQKLNSALKLYHVSNASGNLIVQEVATRPLTQDMLLHEDCYILDQAGLRIFVWKGKNANKEEKQQAMNRALAFIKAKNYPDSISVEMENDGSESSVFRQLFQKWTVPNQTSGLGKTHTMGKVAKVEQVKFDATTLHAKPQMAAQQKMVDDGSGKVEVWRVENGELVAVEKKWLGHFYGGDCYLVLYTYSVGPKVNRIIYIWQGRHASADELAASAYQAVILDQKYNNEPVQVRVTMGKEPAHLMAIFKGKMVVYAGGTSRAGGEEPMASTRLFQVHGTNEYNTKAFEVPVRASSLNSNDVFVLKTPSCCYLWYGKGCSGDEREMGKTVADIISKMEKPVVAEGQEPPEFWLALGGKSHYANSKRLQEENSSVSPRLFECSNKTGTFMATEIIDFTQDDLEEDEVYLLDTWDQVFFWTGKHANEAEKEAAAVMVQEYLRSHPSGRDLDTPIIVVKQGYEPPTFTGWFLAWDPLKWDDKISYEALKAELGDENSLGQLTSAFTSKQEVFTATTTLIPDKLETFPLDVLVNTSAEDLPRGVDPSRKEYHLSDRDFQDVFGMSRSAFSSLPLWKQQNLKKEKGLF